The following are encoded together in the Culex pipiens pallens isolate TS chromosome 1, TS_CPP_V2, whole genome shotgun sequence genome:
- the LOC128093688 gene encoding uncharacterized protein LOC128093688 has protein sequence MALPKSCVNNEIALKKINIRFLDKYETGDFHREEKEPTKRRTSRSGIIGGSQSGCCTRCRRFTLPETNNRPQMLISRRRSSSRMNPGQRAEKICVILEGG, from the exons atggcgctgccgaagagttgcgtgaacaacgagattgcgttgaagaagataaacatccggtttttggacaagtacgagaCAGGTGATTTTCACCGTGAGGAGAAGGAgccgacgaagaggaggacgTCGAGAAGCGGGATAATCGGAGGTAGCCAGAgtggatgttgcactcggtgccggcggtttacatTACCTGAGA caaATAACCGTCCACAAATGCTCatctcgcgacggcgcagctccAGCCGAATGAACCCTGGACAGCGTGCcgaaaaaatctgtgtcattctcgaaggaggatga